In Pyrus communis chromosome 8, drPyrComm1.1, whole genome shotgun sequence, one genomic interval encodes:
- the LOC137742919 gene encoding uncharacterized protein gives MANLAKLEFAALDITGKNYLTWVLDTKIHLEAENVGDTIREESSSSSQDRAKTIIFICRHLDEALKSEYLTVEDLLALWNALRNRYNHLTRYRARGYTEYNQLISVLLVAQQNNELMMKNHHSRPTGSAPFPEVNAASLEVNTTSFGGDNHKRGRGHKRGRWNRKGKNHGVQFHNQVPRHNSGPSFKNMNRHKCKGHMNNAPRNAERACHRCGSNGHWACTCRTPKHLVDLYQASLKEKSVETNFLD, from the exons atggcaaacttgGCGAAGCTTGAATTTGCTGCCCTAGATATTACTGGGAAGAATTACCTGACCTGGGTACTagataccaagatccatctggaagCAGAGAATGTTGGAGATACGATTAGGGAAGAGAGCAGctcatcctctcaagatcgAGCAAAGACCATAATTTTCATTTGTCGCCATCTTGATGAGGCGCTAAAGAGCGAGtacttaacggttgaagatctgttagctctctggaatgccttgagaaacagatacaatcacctAACAAGG TATAGAGCGCGAGGCTACACTgagtacaaccagctgatatctgtGCTCTTAGTAGCTCAACAGAACAATGAGCTCATGATGAAAAACCATCAttcccgacctactggatctgcaccattcccagaagtgaatgctgcttccctcgaagtgaacACCACATCCTTTGGTggtgataatcataaacgaggacgtGGCCACAAACGAGGTCGGTGGAACAGGAAAGGCAAGAACCATGGAgttcagtttcacaaccaggttccgaggcataattcaggcccgAGCTTCAAAAATATGAATCGCCACAAATGCAAAGGtcatatgaacaatgctccCAGGAACGCTGAAAGAGCCTGCCATAGGTGTGGTAGCAATGGGCATTGGGCGTgtacttgtcgtaccccaaaacatctggtggatttgtatcaagcctccctcaaggagaagagtgtcgagaccaattttctcgacTAG